Genomic DNA from Candidatus Sphingomonas phytovorans:
GCCAAGGAACGTGCCGCGCGAAAGGTCGCGGATCGATTCGGCCTGGCGGCGCTCCATGCCGAGCAGGTCGGCGGCGCGCGCCATGTCGATGTCGAGGAAGGTGCGGCCCATCAAGAAGTTGCTCGCCTCCGCGGCGACATTCTTGCTGAGCTTGGCGAGGCGCTGGGTCGCGATGATGCCGGCAAGGCCGCGCTTGCGACCGCGCGACATCAGGTTCGCCATGGCGGAGAGCGAGGCGCGGCGCACCTCCTCGCTCACCTCGGCACCGGCCGCGGGGGCGAAGATCTGCGCCTCGTCCACCACCACCAGCGCCGGGTACCAATGTTCGCGCGGGGCATCGAACAGCCCGTTGAGGAAGGCGGCGGCGCAGCGCATCTGCCCTTCCATCTCCAGGCCCTCGAGGCTGAGCACCACGGAGGTGCGATGCTCGCGGCAGCGCGCGGCGAAGCGCGTGATCTCGCCCACCGCATAATCGACCGCCTCGATCGCGACATGGCCATAGGGCGCGAGAGTGACGAAATCGCCTTCGGGGTCGATCACGATCTGCTGCACCTGGCCGGCGCTGCGCTCCATCAGCCGGCGCAGGAGATAGGATTTTCCCGAGCCCGAATTGCCCTGGACGAGCAGGCGCGTGGCGAGCAGCTCCTCCAGATCGACATGGACTGTTTTGCCCGTGCCGTCCGTTCCCATATCTACCTGAAACGTCATGCGCCTGCCCTTGGCTGATCCGGGCGCGGGAGGGCAAGCGTTTAGCGGCGGGGCGCCTGCGCTTCCCCCGTTTTTCCCGGGGGCGGAATCGACCCGGAAAACTACCTAATCCATATTATCCCCAAAATGGCTATACTGTCCGACGCCGACCGATTTGGAAGCGCTTCCTTTTACGGTGGTGGGATGGGCCGGGGATAGAACCGCATCTCCGGCCCACTCTTCTCCCGCCCGACGGCGTTCCGACACGCTCTCTCCCCCGGGGAGTCAGGTCCGGGTACTGCTGCTCAGCGCGAGAAGATGGAGGAGCGGCCTTCGTCTCCGGCCGAATGGAAAAAGCGCGTGACGGCACCGGTGAGCATGGCGGTATTCGCACCATGGGCGAACGCGAGGTCCCCCAGGACCAGCATCAGGATGGCGGCGAGCACGAACTTCATGGACCGCCAGCCTAAGCTGCATTGATTAACGAATCCTCCATATCGGCGGTGCCTCAGGTCGCGCCGATCCGCCCCCTTATCCAAAGCGCCACCGTCTCGGCCGCGGTGATCAGGATCATGTGCCCGCCGTCGATCAAGGTCAGTTCGACACGCGGCACATCAGCGGCGATCCGGCCGCCATGCAGCGTGGGATCGAGGATTTCATCCTGCCGGCCGAACAGGATCGCGACGGGCACCGCCAGATCGGGATAGCGGGCCGCCAGCCCGGCCATGTCGGTACGGGCGGCCGCCAGATCGGTCGAGGCAGCATGGAAGGCGCCGGGCCGCAGCACGAGCCGCCCGCCACCCAGCGTCCCGAAATCGGCCGCGACCGGCTCCGGCGCGAACACCGCCACCGCGCCCTTGTCGCCGGAGAGCAGGCCGAGCGGCGTAGCCAGCGTCAAGGCGACCGCGCGGCGCACCGCGGGCGAGTTGATCGCAATGCCGCGAAACGCAGCGGGCACAGCGCCTTCCGGCTGGGTAAGCGGTGCGACCAGCGCCAGGCCGCCGACCTTGTCGGGATGATCGAGGGCCAATGCCAGTGCGACCGCGCCGCCCAGCGAATGACCGACGATCAGCGGATGATCCAGTTGCAGCATCTCGATCAATCCGGCGATCAGCCGCGCCTGCACCGCGATGCCCGCGGAAGGCCCGGCCGCCGAATAGCCCGATCCGGGCCGGTCGACGAGGATGACGCGATGATCGGCGACGAGCCGGTCGGCGAGGGCATAGCCGAAATTGCGGATCTGGCCGCCAAGCCCGTGGATCATCACGATGGCGGGCCCGTGGCCGCGATCGACATAGTGAAGGCGGGTGCCGTGGATGGTGACGAACTGGCCGTCGGGCGGCACCTCCCGCTCGATCCGGCGCGCGGCGAAGCGCGAGAACAGCACCAGCCCGCCGGCCAGCACCGCCACCCCTGCCGCGATAGCGGCAATCACTGATGCGTTGCCGCGTGGAACTGGCCCATCGTCATGACGTCTCTCCTCGCGCTTCATGATCGCCACATCCTTTCACAGCCGCCGGGCGGTGTCACGCCCGCGCATGCGCCGTCGCGCGGCATTCGGAAGCGCGGAGGGCGCAATGATATAGATATGTCGATTCAGCGGACGATCCAGCTTCGCCGGCAGGGAAAGGATGATTTCGACAGCAACCCATGGCGGCGGCACGGCGCCCGATATTCCACGCCTTGATCGCCGGCGTGTGCACCCCATATCCAAGGCCTTGTTCAACAACGGAAAGGAGGTGGTCAGATGTCTCATTGTCACACGCCGGCCATGGCGGATCATGTGAGCACGACCTCCAGCGCGGGGGCTTTGCGCGCCTGATTTCCCAGCCGTGACCGGCTGACAATGGAAAGGCCGTCCCGAAAGGGGCGGCCTTTTTTGCTGCCCTGTCGTGGGCATCGATATTCCCCCGGAGGAAAGCGAACCTCGGCGCAGCGTGCGGGGTAAGACTTTTCTCATCCGATCGGTGCATAATGTGAAGCATGAGCGGGATTGGGGATTCATGTCGGGCCGTCGCGGCACGCGTGCTGCTGGCCGTGTTCGGCATCGCCGCCGCGTGCTGGTCGCTTCCGGTTGCCGCTGACACACCGCTCCTGGATGGATCGCTTTGTCATGCCGTCACCGGGCGGCAACAAGCGGACGACAGCCTCCCGTCGCTGCGTTTCCACTGCGGCGGTTCCCCGGCCGGTTATCAGCACAGCAGCCTCTGGCTGCGCGCCGATCTCAGACGATTGCCGGTCGATCGCAACGACATCGTGCTGATGGTCCATCATTCGCGCTTCGACAGGCTCGCGGTGACATTTTCCTATGCCGACGGCACCGAACAGCGGCAGCAGGTCAGCAGCGGCGACTATGGATCGCATTGGCGGACGGGCGGACAGATCGCCTTTGAGGCACCCGCCCGGAACGCGCCGCTCGTTGCGATGACTTTGCGGTTCGATGCCCTTGCCAGCCACAACCTCCTTCACGCCCGGCTGATGACGCGGGGCGAGAGCGGCGTGCAATCGGCAGCGCTGGCGGCGGCGATCGGCGCCGCGCTGACGCTGCTGCTGATCGGCGTGATCTACAACCTGTCGCTCGCCATCTCGGTTCGGCGGCAGTTCCTTGCCTGGCACGGCGGCTGGGCGGGGTGCATGCTGCTCTGGGGGGTGATCTGGTCGGAAATACACCTGATCGCCGTCCCGGGCATGGCGGGGACGATCTCAGCGCAGACCTGCACCTTCCTCGCGTGCCTTGCGATCGCCCTGGCGACGACCAGCGTCGTCACCTCGCTCGGCCCGGCCGACCTGCCACGCCTGGCGAGAAGGGCTACACTCGCGCTGGGCGGCGGCATCGCGCTGCTCGGCATCCCGCTCTCCCTTGTCCGCGGCGCGGGCATCGATTCGCTGGCGAGCTTGGCGAGCTTGCTCATCCTGGCCGATCTGCTGGCCGTGGCAGCCTGCCTTACCTGGGCCTGGCGCCACGGCAGCGCCGAGGCTCGCGATTTCGCCGGTGCCTGGTCGCTGCCGATGGCGACATTGGGGTTCATCCAGATCGCGAATGTCGACAGCGGCCTCTGGGGCGGTGGTTCGAAACTGCTGATCCTGCTGGCCGCGGCATGGCAGACGCTGTGGCTGTCGATCGTCGCGACCAGGCGGTTTGCGCGGCTTCGCATCGAGCGCGACCATGCCCGTGCCGCCGAGGCACGGGCGAACGAGCTCGCGCGGCGCGACCCGCTCACCGGGCTGCGCAACAGGCGCGGTTTCGTCGAGACGATCGCGCCGCTGCTCGACCCGGTCCGATCGGAAGGCGCACCGGCCGCCCTGCTGCTGATCGATATCGACCGCTTCAAATCGGTCAACGATGCCCATGGCCATGAGGCGGGCGACATGGTGCTGCGCTGTATCGCCAGGAGGCTTGAACGATGGGAAGGCCCGATGTGCGCGGTCGCCCGGCTCGGCGGTGAGGAGTTCGCCCTGATGATCGCCGGGATCGAGGGGTTTGCGCTCGCCCGCTTCGCCGACAATGTCCGCCTCGAGATCGCCGCATGCGACCATCGCGGGTCGATCGGCGAGCGACCGGTGACGGCGAGCATCGGTGTCGCCGAAGCGCCTATGCCGAGCGATTTCCAGCAGCTTTACCGGCTTGCCGACCAGGCGCTCTATGCCGCGAAGCAGGAGGGTCGCAACCGGATCGTCCTGCGCCGGTTTACCGTCGTCACCGCGCCGGTACCGGACCCGCCCACGACAATCCGGGCGGCATCCTAGTCATCTGAATCTAAAGTTCGGGACATAAATTTTGCTCGGTCTTTTGGCAGAATCGTTTGATCGCGGCGAGGATATCGTCAGCGGATTTTGTCCATCGGAAGGGTTTTGGGTTGGCATTATGCCGCTCGATGAAGCTGCGGATATCGGCTTCCAACTGGGCAGTTGAGGTGTGAACACCGCGCTGGATTTGCTTGCGGGTGAGCTCGGCGAACCAGCGCTCGACCTGATTGATCCACGACGCCGATGTTGGGGTGAAATGGACGTGATAGTGCGGCCTGCGCGCTAACCAGGCCTTGATCGTCGGCGTCTTGTGGGTGGCATAATTGTCCATGACAATATGAACGTCGAGGCCGTCTGGAACATTGCCGTCGATCTGTTTGAGAAAATCGAGAAACTCGGTTGCCCGATGCCGCTTGTAGCATTTGCCGATCACTGCGCCGGTGGCGATGTCGAGGGCGGCAAACAACGACGTCGTACCATGCCGAACATAGGTGTTCGTGCGTCGCTCGGGCATGCCGGGCATCATCGGCAACACGGGTTGCTCACGGTCGAGCGCCTGGATCTGCGACTTCTCGTCGACGCACAGGATCAGGGCATGGGTCGGCGGCGAAAGATAAAGGCCGACAATGTCTCTGACCTTGTCGACGAACAGCGGATCGGTCGACAGCTTGAACGTCTCCGCCCGGTGGGGTTGCAGCCCAAAGGCGTTCCACATCCGGCGGATCGTCGTATGGGAGTGACCAGCGGACGCCGCCATGGAACGGATCGACCAGTGCGTCGCATCGGCGGGTAGCGTTCGCAACGTCCGTTCGATCACCGCCGCGACAGCATCGTCGTCGATCGAGCGAGGGCGGCCGGATCGTGGCTCATCGAGTAACCCATCGATGCGCTCGTGCACAAACCGCCGACGCCACTTGCCGACCATATGCTCGCTAACGCCCAGTTCCGCTGCCACTCGCTTGCTTTGCAGGCCATCGGCGCAGCGCAAAACGATACGGCAACGCTCCGATAGCGAGCGCGTCACCCGATGGCGTCGTACCTGCCGCTCCAGATAGTCGCGCTCATCCGCCGTCAAAATCAGGACCTCAACAGGCCGACCTCGCCCCATCTCGCTTGCTCCCGTCGTTCAGGCAGGATCAGCATACAATGTAACTTACTTCAGTTCCAGATGACTAGCGCTTGGCGACATTGCGCCCGCGCCGAAATGGCATAACGGTGAGCCCCGCATGACATCCCGCGTCAAAATATTCTTCGATGGCGGATGTCGCCCTGCCCCCCAAGGAATGGAAATCGCGGTCGTTATCGGCGGGAAGGCCCATATCCAGCGCGACCTCGGGCCGGGAACCGGGATGGATGCTGAATGGCTTGCCCTGATCCACGCGGTCGGCCTGGCGCGGGAGTTTGGCCTGACCGACGTGGTGTTCATCGGGGATTCCGCTGCCGTCGTGAACCAGGCCAACGGAACCGCGAAATGCCGCGGCGGCAATATCCGGCATCTGGAGGAATTCCGCGCCATCACATCCGCCGCGAACCCGCCGCGAATCCGGCACATCAAGCGGTCGCAAAATCTCGCCGGCATCGCGCTGGCGCGATTGCATGCGCGCTGACGCGAATGGATATTCTCTACAGCTTCCGGCGATGCCCCTATGCGATGCGCGCGCGCATGGCGTTGCTGGTGAGCGGCGCCCGGATCGAGATTCGCGAGATCATCCTGCGAAACAAGCCGGTGGAGATGATCGCCGCCTCTCCCAAGGGAACCGTCCCGGTCCTCGTCCTGGCTGATGGACAGGTGATCGACGAAAGCCTCGACATCATGCGCTGGGCTCTCCGGCGCGCCGATCCGGAGGACTGGCTGACGGGTGACGATACAGCGCTGATCGCGACATTCGACGACCGGTTCAAGCATCATCTCGACCGGTACAAATATGCCGACCGGCACAATGCGAACCCGGAGGAGCATCGCCTGGCCGGTGCGATGCTGTTGAGGGAGCTGGAGGAACGGCTGGCCGTCGGCAGGAACCTGTGCGGCGAGGCGCGGTCGCTTGCCGACATCGCGATCATGCCGTTCGTGCGGCAATTCGCCTCGGTCGACAGAATATGGTTCGACACCCGGCCATTGCCGGGGGTGCAACGCTGGCTCGCGGACCATATTGCCTCCCCGTTGTTCGAGCGGGCGATGGCGCGTCTGGCATCATGGGCGCCCGGCGACGCGCCTGTCATGTGGCTCGCTGCGGACCGGCACGATCACGAATGACCAAGTCGAGATGGCGGCAGATGTTCTTGCATGCCTGTCGGATGATGATCCAGGATGCGAGCATCCGGCGATAGTCTCGACAGACATCAGTCCGGTCGAGGGGGTAGACAGATGAGAGCTTTTCTTGGTGCGCTCGCGGTGTCGGGTGCGCTGACAAGCCCAGCCTATGCGGGTGACAAACCACTGATTGCCCCGGCCCCTGCATGGGTGAGGCCGGTCAGCCTGCCATCCACGCCCCCAAAGACCGACGAGGCGCCGGTCCAGCTGCTGCTGTCAGACCAGCAGGTCGATTTACAGCCTGGCCGGCAGACCGTGTATTCCCAGATGGCCCTGAAGATACAGACGCCGCAGGGCCTTACCGTCGGCAACATATCCTTCCCGTGGCGCCCCGACACCGAGGAACTCACGGTGCACAGGCTCGTGATCCGGCGTGGCGACCAGACCATCGACGTTCTCGCCTCCGGACAGACTTTCACCGTCATCCGGCGGGAGCAGAATCTGGAGAGCGCAACACTGGACGGCGTTCTCACCGCGAATATCCAGCCCGAAGGCCTTCAGGTCGGAGACGTGCTGGAATTCGCGATATCGGTTTCCTCCAGCGACCCGGTACTGAAAGGTCATGTCGAACAGATCGGGGCCAATTGGGACGGCACCCCGATCGGTCGCGCGCACCTGCGCATGCAATGGCCGAACGGGATGAAAACGCGGCTTCGGCAGACTCCTTCCTTGCCCGCCTTCAAGCCGGTCAAGATAGGCGAGAGCACCTCCGTCGAGATACTGCTCGACGACGTGAAGCCGATCATCCCGCCCAAGGGCGCCCCTGTCCGCTATCGCATCGGCCGGCTGGCCGAGATGACAGACTTCGCTTCATGGGCCGATCTCGGGGCATTGATGGCGCCGCTTTACGAGAAGGCAGCGACAGTGCCGGCGCAAGGCCCGTTGCGTACGGAACTGGAGCGGATCCGCGGCGTATCGCGCGATCCGAAGGCACAGGCCGAAGCGGCACTCGCACTCGTCCAGGACCGGATCCGGTACGTCGCGCTGGCGATGGGAGCCGGGGGCCTGGTTCCTGCGGATGCGGAGGCGACATGGTCTCGCCGCTACGGCGACTGCAAGGGCAAGACCGCTCTTCTGCTCGCGCTGTTGCACGCCATGGATATCCAGGCAGAACCGGTCGCGGTCAGCACCATCTTCGGTGACGGCATGGATGCCCGGTTGCCGATGATCGGGCTGTTCAACCATGTCCTTGTTCGCGCCACGATTGCCGGCAAGATCTATTGGCTCGACGGCACACGCTCCGGCGACACCAGTCTCGACAGGCTGGCAATACCGGCGTTCGGATGGGGCCTCCCGTTCGTGCCGGCGGGCGCAGCGCTGGTGCGGATGGTGCCGACACCATTGGAGGTGCCGACACGCGATGTTTCGATCCGGATCGACGCGACCGCAGGCTTGACCATTCCGGCGCCATTCAAGGTCGAAACGATCATTCGCGGTGACGGCGCCGTTGCCATGAATGCTTCGCTGGCCAATCTCGTCGGCGATGCGCGAACCTCCATGCTGCGCGACTATTGGAAGGAGCAATACGACTTTGTCGATATGACATCCGCCAGTTCGGCCTTCGATCCCAAGTCCGGCGAGCTGCGCCTCTCAATGGATGGACTGGCCAAGATGGACTGGAGCAGCGGCTGGTACGAGACGGACGGAACCGGGGTTGGGTACAAGGCCGACTTCGCCCGGGCGGCGACCCAGGACCAGAACGCGCCGTTTGCCGTGCCGTACCCCTATTATCAGCGATCGACCGAAACCATCCTTCTCCCTCCCAGCTTTGCCGGTGTCAGGTCCGCACTGAAGAGCGACGTGAACCAGACGGTCGCCGGTATCGAATATCATCGGCAGTCCAAGGTCGAGACAGCGGTATTCTCGATCGAGGTGACGGAACGAAGTGTCGCGCCGGAATTCCCCGCGAAGGACGCCGCCGCCGCCCAGGCCAAACTCCGTGAACTCGCCAGCCAGACCACCTACCTGCGCAAGCCCCCGGGCTACAAGCCGACCGAGAAAGAGGCGGATTTACTGATCGCCGCTACACCGACGACCGCGCAAGAATATCTCGATCGAGGCGTTCTGTTGCTTGACCGAAACCGCCAAGACGAGGCGATCAAGGACTTTGACCAGGCAAGCGCACTTGATCCGAAGAATGCGTGGGCCATAGCAAACAGGGGTATCGCACGCGTCTGGAAAGGCGATCTCGACCTCGCTGCCAAGGATCTCGACGCGGCTGCCGCGATCGATCCAAACAACGGGGGAACCTGGCGGGGACGCGGCATGATCGCGCAGCGCAAGGGCCCACCTCAGGAGGCCGTAGCAGCCTATACAAAGTCATTGGGCATTGATCCGGGCAATCCCTTCGACCTGGGGCATCGCGCTGAAGCCAACAAGGCTGCGGGGAATGACGAAGCGGCCCTGCAGGACGCGGCGGCGGCGTTGAAAATCAACCCGAAATGGATCGACCTCTATCTTTTGCGGGCAAACATCCTGCGGAATCAGGGCAAGAACGACGACGCACTGAAGGAAGCAGTGGCAGTCGAAGCTGCCAACCCGGATATTGCCTTTGCGCATGTCACCGCCGCCAATCTGTTCGCTGCTTTCCACCAGGATGCGGAAGCGATGAAGGCTTATGATCGGGCAATCGCGATCAAGCCCGAGGCCTATATCTATCTGAATCGCAGACTGATGCGCCCCAAAGCCGATATTGCCGGTCGTCAGGCTGACCTCGATGCCGCCGCGAGACTGGATCCGAACGACGAAGATGTGCTCACCGCAAAGGCCGAGGCGCAGATCGACAAGGGTGACTTCGCGGGAGCTGTCGTGACATATACTTCGGCAATCGATAAATCACCGGGGAACGCCGAACTCCTTACCGACCGCGGGATCGCCTATGCCCGATCGGGTGATGCAAAACGCGCGGCGGCGGATTTTACCAGTGCTCGCGCCAAAGCCACGGAAGCCGTCGATTTCAACAACATGTGCTGGTCGAAGGCAAAGGCGGGAATAGAGCTTGAAGCCGCGTTGGCGGATTGCAACACCGCCTTGAACAAGGCGCCGGGCATAGCCGCTTATCTGGATAGCAGAGGGCTCGTCTTGTTGCGCCTCGGAAGGCTCGACGATGCGATTGCCGACTATGACAAGGCATTGGCCAAATACCCGCATATGGCATTTTCGCTGTTCGGCCGGGGCGTGGCCTGGGCCCGCAAAGGCGACAAGGATAAGTCGGCAGCCGACATGGCTGCGGCGCTGAAAGTGGCCCCGGAGATTCGCACCGATTTCGAGCGGTTCGGGATCACGTTATAGACCGAAAGGAAACCCTGCCGTCAGGTCGCTGGAGCGCAGCCGTTCACCGACCTGACGGGCTGCCCACCCCTGCAACCCGCCCCTCGATTCAAACCCTTCCCCAAAGCCCCTATTCCGCACTGCATGTGCATGCCAAAGCCCCCCAAGCCGCAAGAAATTCCCGAGCGCCAGGCGCTCAAGCTGCCCGATGGCGGCTCCACCGCACCGAGGGTCGAGGATGGCGTTCGTCGTCGCCGCGCGATGATGACGTCCGTCTTCTCGAGTCTCCTCGGACAAGGATCGGGGCCGTCGACCACGACGGTGCTGGGCGGCTGATGCCCGGCCCCGCGCTCCCCAACGTCTCCCTCAAGGAGCGCTGCAACCGGCGCCTTTCAGCGCTGAAAGCGGCCCGCCAGCCCTATGAAGCCGAATGGGCGGAGATCGCGAAATACGCGCAGCCTTCCCGATCGCGTTTCCTCACATCCGAGAACAACCGCAATTTCCGGCGGGGCAATTCAGCCATCTATAACGCGCGGGCGATCCTCAGCTTCCGCACGCTGACCGGCGGCATGACGAGCGGGCTTTCCTCGCCCTCGCGCCCGTGGTTCCGACTGACGCCGTTCGATACCGATCTGGCGGGCGACGGCGCGGTGAAGGCCTGGCTGAGCGAGGTCGAGCAGCGGATGTACGCCTTTCTGGCGGGCACCAATTTCTACGGCGCGGTCAAGGCCGGGTACGCCGAGATGGGGCTGTTCGGCACCGATGCCTGTGTGATGGTGGAGCATGATCGCGAGGGCGCGGTGTGCCACGCGTTGACCGCCGGCGAATATTGGACCGCGCTGAGCGACGCGATGGTGCCGGACACGCTGTATCGCCGCTGTTCCATGTCGGTGCACCAGGTGGTGCAGTCGTTCGGCCTGGAGACGGCCAGCGACTTCGTGCGCAACTGCCACGCCAATGGGCGCTATGACGAGCAGATCCCGGTAGTCCACGCGATCGAGCCGAACGACGACCGGGTGCCGGGCGTGAAGACCGCGCGGGGCAAGCCCTGGCGATCGGTCTATTGGGACGAGAATGACGGGCGCGCCGACCGGGTGCTGCGCGTCTCCGGCTATGAGGAGCAGCCTTTCTGGGCGCCGCGCTGGGACACGACCGGGGGCGACACCTATGGCACCTCGCCCGGCTTCGATGCACTGCCGGACATGCGCGAATTGCAGTTGCAGACCAAGCGCAAGACCGAGGCGACCGAGTTCCTGATCCGGCCCGAGAAGATCGTGCCCGCCACGGTGAAGCTGACCGGCAAGGCGGGCAATGTCGTCTCCGCCTCGGCGGTCGACGCGGCCGGGGTGGTCGTGCCCTATATGATCAACCCGGCGGCGATCGGCGCGATCATGGAGGATGTGAACCGCTGCGCCGAGGCGATCGACCGGCTGACCTATGCCGACCTGTTCATGGCGATCACCAATATGGACGGCATCCAGCCGCGCAACGTGGAGGAGATCGCCAGCCGCAACGAGGAGAAGCTGACCCAGCTTGGCCCCGTGATCGAGCGCGTGAACAACGAGAAGCTTGAGGTGGCGATCGACCGGACCTTCGGCATCATGACTCGGCGCGGCCTGCTGCCGCCGGCGCCGGACCATCTCCAGGGTGAGCCAGTGAAGGTCGATTTCGTGTCGATCCTGGCACAGATGCAGCGGATGGTGGGGCTCGGCCAGATCGAGCGGACGGTGGCGTTCGTCGGCAATCTGGCCGGGCGCTTCCCGGAGGCGGCCGACCGGCTGGATGTCGATGCGATCGTCGACGACTATGCCGATCGCGCCGGGGCACCGCCGAGAATCATCCGGTCGGTGGAGGATGCGGGCAAGCTGCGCCAGGGCCGCGAGCAGGAAGCGCAAATGGCCAAGATGGCCGCGATGGCCGGGCCAGCCAAGGACGGCGCGGCGGCGATGCAGATGCTCGGGCAGATGGCGGGGCCGCAGGGTGGGCCGGCGGGGCTGGCACCCGGACAGGGGCCGGAGCCGGGACAATAGCCGCATCCTCCTCGTCGCCCCGGACTTGTCCCGGGGGCCATCGGTCCGCACGCACCACGACCCGACGCTCTGGCCGCACCATGGACCCCGGAACAAGTCCGGGGTGACGGATAAAGCATAGGAGGTCCCGAACCTCACTCCCTCTCACCCTTCCCACGCCTTCGGCGCGGGCCCCTTCCCTCTCCCCCAAAAGGGGAGAGGGAATTTCGGCGAGCACCCCATGATCGAGAAGACCGACAAGCTCACCCTGCTGGAAAGCGCGCCGTTTCGCCGCTTCCTGTTGTCGCTCGTGCAGAGCGCCGGGGTGTTCGAGACCGCCGCCAATATCGCCGATGGGCGCCACCTCTATCTCGAGGGCCGGCGCTCGCTCGCGCTTGAGATCCTGCGTGATTTCGACGCGGCGCAGCCGGTCGCGCTGCCCGGCGGAATTCCCGCCGCGACCTTGATTCAAACCTTGCACGAACTGGCGCATTCGGGGCGCAAGGAGAATGTCCTTGAACGACGAAACACTTATGCAGAACTCGGAGACGATGCCGCCTGAGGCGGATGATGGCTTCGACGATTTCGAACCTTCCGCGCTTGGCGATGAAGTCGCCGATGGCGGGGAAGACCTCCCGGAGGACGATGAGGGCGACACGCCCGACACCGATGCG
This window encodes:
- a CDS encoding alpha/beta fold hydrolase, which produces MKREERRHDDGPVPRGNASVIAAIAAGVAVLAGGLVLFSRFAARRIEREVPPDGQFVTIHGTRLHYVDRGHGPAIVMIHGLGGQIRNFGYALADRLVADHRVILVDRPGSGYSAAGPSAGIAVQARLIAGLIEMLQLDHPLIVGHSLGGAVALALALDHPDKVGGLALVAPLTQPEGAVPAAFRGIAINSPAVRRAVALTLATPLGLLSGDKGAVAVFAPEPVAADFGTLGGGRLVLRPGAFHAASTDLAAARTDMAGLAARYPDLAVPVAILFGRQDEILDPTLHGGRIAADVPRVELTLIDGGHMILITAAETVALWIRGRIGAT
- a CDS encoding GGDEF domain-containing protein, which produces MSGIGDSCRAVAARVLLAVFGIAAACWSLPVAADTPLLDGSLCHAVTGRQQADDSLPSLRFHCGGSPAGYQHSSLWLRADLRRLPVDRNDIVLMVHHSRFDRLAVTFSYADGTEQRQQVSSGDYGSHWRTGGQIAFEAPARNAPLVAMTLRFDALASHNLLHARLMTRGESGVQSAALAAAIGAALTLLLIGVIYNLSLAISVRRQFLAWHGGWAGCMLLWGVIWSEIHLIAVPGMAGTISAQTCTFLACLAIALATTSVVTSLGPADLPRLARRATLALGGGIALLGIPLSLVRGAGIDSLASLASLLILADLLAVAACLTWAWRHGSAEARDFAGAWSLPMATLGFIQIANVDSGLWGGGSKLLILLAAAWQTLWLSIVATRRFARLRIERDHARAAEARANELARRDPLTGLRNRRGFVETIAPLLDPVRSEGAPAALLLIDIDRFKSVNDAHGHEAGDMVLRCIARRLERWEGPMCAVARLGGEEFALMIAGIEGFALARFADNVRLEIAACDHRGSIGERPVTASIGVAEAPMPSDFQQLYRLADQALYAAKQEGRNRIVLRRFTVVTAPVPDPPTTIRAAS
- a CDS encoding IS630 family transposase; this translates as MGRGRPVEVLILTADERDYLERQVRRHRVTRSLSERCRIVLRCADGLQSKRVAAELGVSEHMVGKWRRRFVHERIDGLLDEPRSGRPRSIDDDAVAAVIERTLRTLPADATHWSIRSMAASAGHSHTTIRRMWNAFGLQPHRAETFKLSTDPLFVDKVRDIVGLYLSPPTHALILCVDEKSQIQALDREQPVLPMMPGMPERRTNTYVRHGTTSLFAALDIATGAVIGKCYKRHRATEFLDFLKQIDGNVPDGLDVHIVMDNYATHKTPTIKAWLARRPHYHVHFTPTSASWINQVERWFAELTRKQIQRGVHTSTAQLEADIRSFIERHNANPKPFRWTKSADDILAAIKRFCQKTEQNLCPEL
- a CDS encoding reverse transcriptase-like protein, translating into MEIAVVIGGKAHIQRDLGPGTGMDAEWLALIHAVGLAREFGLTDVVFIGDSAAVVNQANGTAKCRGGNIRHLEEFRAITSAANPPRIRHIKRSQNLAGIALARLHAR
- a CDS encoding glutathione S-transferase, whose translation is MDILYSFRRCPYAMRARMALLVSGARIEIREIILRNKPVEMIAASPKGTVPVLVLADGQVIDESLDIMRWALRRADPEDWLTGDDTALIATFDDRFKHHLDRYKYADRHNANPEEHRLAGAMLLRELEERLAVGRNLCGEARSLADIAIMPFVRQFASVDRIWFDTRPLPGVQRWLADHIASPLFERAMARLASWAPGDAPVMWLAADRHDHE
- a CDS encoding tetratricopeptide repeat protein: MSGALTSPAYAGDKPLIAPAPAWVRPVSLPSTPPKTDEAPVQLLLSDQQVDLQPGRQTVYSQMALKIQTPQGLTVGNISFPWRPDTEELTVHRLVIRRGDQTIDVLASGQTFTVIRREQNLESATLDGVLTANIQPEGLQVGDVLEFAISVSSSDPVLKGHVEQIGANWDGTPIGRAHLRMQWPNGMKTRLRQTPSLPAFKPVKIGESTSVEILLDDVKPIIPPKGAPVRYRIGRLAEMTDFASWADLGALMAPLYEKAATVPAQGPLRTELERIRGVSRDPKAQAEAALALVQDRIRYVALAMGAGGLVPADAEATWSRRYGDCKGKTALLLALLHAMDIQAEPVAVSTIFGDGMDARLPMIGLFNHVLVRATIAGKIYWLDGTRSGDTSLDRLAIPAFGWGLPFVPAGAALVRMVPTPLEVPTRDVSIRIDATAGLTIPAPFKVETIIRGDGAVAMNASLANLVGDARTSMLRDYWKEQYDFVDMTSASSAFDPKSGELRLSMDGLAKMDWSSGWYETDGTGVGYKADFARAATQDQNAPFAVPYPYYQRSTETILLPPSFAGVRSALKSDVNQTVAGIEYHRQSKVETAVFSIEVTERSVAPEFPAKDAAAAQAKLRELASQTTYLRKPPGYKPTEKEADLLIAATPTTAQEYLDRGVLLLDRNRQDEAIKDFDQASALDPKNAWAIANRGIARVWKGDLDLAAKDLDAAAAIDPNNGGTWRGRGMIAQRKGPPQEAVAAYTKSLGIDPGNPFDLGHRAEANKAAGNDEAALQDAAAALKINPKWIDLYLLRANILRNQGKNDDALKEAVAVEAANPDIAFAHVTAANLFAAFHQDAEAMKAYDRAIAIKPEAYIYLNRRLMRPKADIAGRQADLDAAARLDPNDEDVLTAKAEAQIDKGDFAGAVVTYTSAIDKSPGNAELLTDRGIAYARSGDAKRAAADFTSARAKATEAVDFNNMCWSKAKAGIELEAALADCNTALNKAPGIAAYLDSRGLVLLRLGRLDDAIADYDKALAKYPHMAFSLFGRGVAWARKGDKDKSAADMAAALKVAPEIRTDFERFGITL